A genomic region of Hydrogenovibrio crunogenus contains the following coding sequences:
- the ppa gene encoding inorganic diphosphatase, giving the protein MGYSAVPAGKDVPNDINVIIEIPAFAPPIKYEVDKDTDLVWVDRLQGATMQYPANYGYVNNTLSNDGDPVDVLVVTPHPLMIGSVIRCRPIGIFHMTDDGGEDAKVIAVPIDKLTPIYKAVQKVEDIPLLKEQVELFFSHYKDIEPGKWVKVDGWGDVEAARKEILDGIAQYEAAEK; this is encoded by the coding sequence ATGGGTTATTCAGCCGTTCCAGCTGGAAAAGACGTTCCGAACGATATTAACGTTATCATTGAAATTCCAGCATTTGCACCACCGATTAAATATGAAGTCGATAAAGACACTGACCTTGTTTGGGTTGATCGTTTACAAGGCGCAACCATGCAGTACCCTGCAAACTATGGCTATGTCAACAACACTCTTTCAAATGACGGTGACCCGGTCGACGTACTGGTTGTCACACCTCATCCTTTAATGATTGGATCTGTGATTCGCTGTCGCCCAATCGGCATTTTCCACATGACCGATGACGGTGGTGAAGATGCAAAAGTGATTGCGGTGCCTATCGACAAGTTGACACCCATTTACAAAGCCGTGCAAAAAGTGGAAGACATTCCTTTATTGAAAGAACAAGTCGAACTGTTCTTCAGCCACTACAAAGACATTGAACCTGGCAAATGGGTTAAGGTCGATGGTTGGGGAGATGTGGAAGCCGCTCGTAAAGAAATTTTAGACGGAATTGCGCAATACGAAGCCGCTGAAAAATAA
- the glnE gene encoding bifunctional [glutamate--ammonia ligase]-adenylyl-L-tyrosine phosphorylase/[glutamate--ammonia-ligase] adenylyltransferase — translation MSQMIPLEKINSWSLFVERETQRFPDLLEAHCWEDVYKEGEMIQKIVTELKASDSLATLNARLRYFRRAEMVRVAIRDLKGLADVAETLRDLSDLADALVSGALDWHYDEMIKRSGTPIGQESGEPQKMLVLGMGKLGGRELNFSSDIDLIFVYPEKGQTEGGVRTISNDQFFTRLGQAMNKSLTEFTPDGMVYRVDMRLRPFGQTGPLAVSFSEMETYYQIHGRAWERYALVKARVIAGNQEKGEELFDILRPFVYRKYVDFTAIEALRELKMMINAEVKKKDKHDNIKLGPGGIREIEFIVQAFQLVHGGRDTQLQGRQLIPMLTALSERQYIDEKTKQHLLEAYLFLRKAENRLQEWNDQQTHDLPTNAHQQQCLAESMGFDNYELFKKELAVYLAFVQTEFDAVFAEESDDAVEDNDFKQACLSNEIDLEVLESLSLTAPEKVVDILNQFLTSRSYTHASSDAVGRFKAVLPVLLMGLQEVENEALALERVLKILSVVMNRSVYLVLLKENLHAIKHLLQLCSLSSWMTEMLVKYPALLDQLLDERILYEPLELTDLKQEAHHILDESFPDDESFMNHLRQWKHAQVFKVAAADITGHVPIMKVSDYLTWVAEAVLEVTAEYAWRFMQRRSGLPGGFDFNEGMPFLIIGYGKLGGIELGYGSDLDIVFLYDGVEPSASSDGDKPLENNLYFMRMAQKIISLLTTFMPTGTLYEVDTRLRPNGASGMIITDLKSFEAYQENKAWVWEHQALVRTRAVVGSEVSQQHFYDFKKAFIAKPRALDTLKQEVVSMRQKMRDSLDKSNSEQFDLKQGSGGIVDIEFMVQYLVLGHAHEFDELTKWSDNIRLLETIKSVELLPIEEVEALIDAYRVYRTRYHRLALQNEKSLIPDEDFKVERAVVEKSWQTLMG, via the coding sequence ATGAGTCAAATGATCCCTTTAGAAAAAATTAATTCCTGGAGCCTTTTTGTTGAGCGAGAAACGCAACGTTTTCCCGATTTATTGGAAGCTCATTGCTGGGAGGATGTTTATAAAGAGGGCGAAATGATTCAAAAGATTGTCACTGAGCTGAAAGCGAGTGACAGTTTGGCTACCTTGAATGCTCGGTTAAGATATTTTAGACGAGCCGAAATGGTTCGTGTTGCTATTCGTGATTTAAAGGGGCTGGCAGATGTCGCAGAAACGTTACGGGATCTGTCTGATTTGGCCGATGCCCTAGTCTCTGGTGCTTTGGATTGGCATTATGATGAAATGATAAAACGTTCTGGTACGCCGATAGGTCAAGAGTCAGGTGAGCCCCAAAAAATGTTGGTATTGGGAATGGGAAAACTTGGTGGCCGAGAGCTGAATTTTTCATCGGATATTGATTTGATTTTTGTCTATCCAGAAAAAGGCCAAACGGAAGGTGGCGTGCGAACGATTTCAAATGACCAGTTTTTTACCCGACTCGGGCAGGCGATGAATAAATCCTTAACCGAATTCACGCCGGACGGGATGGTGTATCGTGTGGATATGCGTTTAAGACCTTTTGGTCAGACGGGACCTTTAGCGGTCAGTTTTTCAGAGATGGAAACCTATTATCAAATTCACGGGCGAGCATGGGAACGTTATGCTTTGGTTAAGGCTCGTGTGATTGCTGGAAATCAAGAGAAAGGGGAGGAGTTGTTTGATATTCTTCGCCCCTTTGTTTATCGAAAATATGTCGATTTCACCGCAATTGAAGCCTTGCGCGAATTGAAAATGATGATTAATGCCGAGGTGAAGAAAAAAGATAAGCATGACAATATTAAGTTGGGACCGGGAGGTATTCGGGAGATCGAGTTTATTGTGCAGGCTTTTCAGCTCGTGCATGGTGGAAGAGATACGCAACTACAGGGGCGTCAACTAATTCCTATGTTGACAGCTCTTTCGGAACGCCAATACATTGATGAAAAAACCAAACAACATCTACTAGAGGCTTACCTCTTTTTGAGAAAGGCAGAAAATCGCCTGCAGGAATGGAATGACCAGCAAACGCATGATTTGCCGACCAATGCCCATCAGCAGCAGTGTTTGGCTGAATCAATGGGATTTGACAACTATGAGTTGTTCAAAAAAGAGTTGGCCGTTTATCTGGCATTTGTTCAAACGGAATTCGATGCCGTTTTTGCCGAAGAATCCGATGATGCGGTGGAAGATAACGATTTTAAACAAGCCTGTTTATCGAATGAAATTGATTTAGAGGTTTTAGAATCGTTGTCTTTGACAGCGCCTGAAAAAGTCGTTGATATTCTAAATCAGTTTTTGACATCTCGATCATATACGCACGCCAGTTCCGATGCTGTCGGCCGGTTTAAAGCGGTTTTACCTGTATTGCTGATGGGACTTCAAGAGGTTGAGAACGAAGCGTTGGCTTTGGAACGAGTGTTGAAAATTTTAAGTGTTGTGATGAATCGAAGTGTTTATCTGGTGCTGTTAAAAGAAAATCTGCATGCCATCAAACACTTGTTGCAATTGTGTTCCTTAAGCAGTTGGATGACCGAAATGTTGGTGAAATATCCGGCTTTGTTAGACCAGTTACTGGATGAAAGAATTTTATATGAACCGTTGGAATTAACCGATTTAAAACAAGAAGCACATCATATTCTCGACGAGAGCTTTCCAGATGATGAATCCTTTATGAACCATTTACGTCAATGGAAGCACGCGCAAGTCTTTAAGGTGGCCGCAGCTGATATTACTGGACATGTACCGATTATGAAGGTGAGTGACTACTTGACCTGGGTTGCAGAAGCAGTTTTGGAAGTGACGGCAGAGTATGCATGGCGTTTTATGCAGCGTAGAAGTGGTTTACCTGGCGGATTTGACTTCAATGAAGGTATGCCGTTTTTAATCATCGGTTATGGTAAATTGGGCGGTATTGAGCTGGGGTATGGCTCTGATTTAGATATTGTGTTTCTCTATGATGGGGTGGAGCCTTCAGCCAGTAGTGATGGTGACAAACCGTTGGAAAACAATCTTTACTTTATGCGTATGGCACAGAAGATTATTTCTTTGTTAACAACCTTTATGCCGACAGGAACCTTGTATGAAGTCGATACCCGACTCCGCCCCAATGGGGCGAGCGGCATGATCATTACGGATTTAAAATCTTTTGAAGCCTATCAAGAGAATAAAGCCTGGGTTTGGGAACATCAAGCATTGGTTCGTACGCGAGCGGTTGTAGGCTCTGAAGTCAGTCAGCAGCATTTCTATGATTTCAAAAAAGCCTTTATTGCCAAGCCTAGAGCGTTGGATACGCTTAAGCAAGAAGTGGTGTCGATGCGTCAAAAAATGCGAGACTCATTGGATAAGAGTAATTCTGAGCAGTTTGACTTAAAACAAGGTAGTGGGGGGATTGTCGATATTGAATTTATGGTGCAATATTTGGTGTTAGGGCATGCACATGAGTTTGATGAATTGACGAAATGGTCAGATAATATTCGTTTATTGGAAACGATAAAATCCGTTGAGCTGCTACCTATTGAAGAAGTCGAAGCGTTAATTGATGCCTATCGTGTGTATCGAACACGTTATCATCGCTTGGCATTGCAAAATGAAAAATCGCTGATTCCTGATGAGGATTTTAAAGTGGAAAGAGCGGTCGTTGAAAAGAGCTGGCAAACATTGATGGGGTAA
- a CDS encoding P-II family nitrogen regulator, producing the protein MKLVVAIIKPFKLDDVRESLHEIDVHGMTVTEAKGFGRQKGHTEIYRGAEYAIEFLPKVRIEIAVPEEKVESVIEAIGNAARTGKIGDGKIFVSPIEQAVRIRTEEKGEVAL; encoded by the coding sequence ATGAAACTTGTAGTCGCAATTATCAAACCTTTTAAGTTAGATGATGTACGGGAATCTTTACATGAAATTGATGTTCATGGGATGACTGTCACTGAAGCTAAAGGTTTTGGTCGCCAAAAAGGGCATACCGAAATTTACCGTGGCGCAGAATACGCCATAGAATTTTTACCAAAAGTACGCATTGAAATTGCCGTACCTGAAGAAAAAGTGGAAAGCGTTATTGAAGCTATCGGTAATGCTGCTCGCACTGGAAAAATCGGGGATGGAAAAATCTTTGTAAGCCCAATCGAACAAGCTGTTCGTATTCGAACTGAAGAGAAAGGTGAAGTCGCACTTTAA
- a CDS encoding ammonium transporter: MEQILELSYALDTFYFLMSGALVMWMAAGFAMLEAGLVRTKNTTEILAKNVGLFAIACIMYMLVGYNIMYGDAINSVIPGLSFLLGGDNATAAVVAGGDGAPYYSNMSDFFFQVVFVATAMSVVSGAVAERMKLMSFFVFAIVLTSVIYPVQGYWKWGGGFLDQLGFLDFAGSGIVHMTGAAAALAGVLLLGARKGKYGPNGESKAIPGANLPLATLGTFILWLGWFGFNGGSELKISNVEEANAVSMIFVNTLLAAAAGVVGALLASKIKFGKADLTMMLNGALAGLVAITAEPLTPSALEATLIGLVGGIIVVAAILILDNKFKIDDPVGAISVHGVVGIYGLIAVTFTNPDASLVAQFIGIAAIFSWVFITSLIVWAIIKAVMGIRISEEDEFEGADQSECGMEAYPEFTK; this comes from the coding sequence ATGGAACAAATATTAGAATTAAGCTACGCATTAGATACTTTTTATTTTCTAATGTCTGGCGCACTGGTCATGTGGATGGCAGCAGGTTTTGCCATGCTGGAAGCGGGACTGGTTCGTACCAAAAATACAACAGAAATTTTAGCTAAGAACGTTGGGCTTTTCGCCATTGCCTGTATTATGTATATGTTGGTTGGTTACAACATTATGTATGGTGATGCAATTAACTCAGTGATTCCTGGTTTAAGCTTCCTATTAGGTGGTGACAACGCAACAGCAGCAGTCGTAGCTGGTGGTGATGGTGCACCTTATTATTCAAACATGTCTGACTTCTTCTTCCAGGTTGTGTTCGTAGCGACAGCAATGTCTGTTGTATCGGGTGCGGTTGCTGAGCGTATGAAGTTAATGTCTTTCTTCGTGTTTGCAATTGTTTTAACGTCAGTTATCTATCCTGTCCAAGGTTATTGGAAATGGGGTGGTGGTTTCCTAGATCAACTAGGTTTCTTAGACTTCGCTGGTTCAGGGATTGTTCACATGACAGGTGCGGCAGCAGCACTAGCCGGTGTTCTTCTACTTGGTGCACGTAAAGGTAAATATGGTCCAAACGGTGAATCTAAAGCGATTCCTGGTGCGAACCTACCGCTTGCAACTTTAGGGACATTCATCCTTTGGTTAGGTTGGTTCGGTTTCAACGGTGGTTCAGAGCTTAAAATCTCTAACGTTGAAGAAGCAAACGCAGTATCAATGATTTTTGTTAACACACTATTAGCAGCTGCTGCTGGTGTTGTTGGGGCGCTATTAGCTTCTAAAATCAAGTTTGGTAAAGCGGATTTAACAATGATGCTAAACGGTGCACTAGCAGGTCTAGTCGCAATTACGGCAGAGCCTCTAACGCCAAGCGCTTTAGAAGCAACCTTAATCGGTCTTGTCGGTGGTATCATTGTGGTTGCAGCGATCTTGATTCTTGACAACAAGTTCAAAATCGATGATCCAGTAGGTGCAATCTCTGTGCATGGTGTTGTAGGTATCTACGGTCTTATCGCAGTAACGTTCACTAACCCTGACGCAAGCTTAGTTGCTCAGTTCATCGGTATTGCAGCGATCTTCAGCTGGGTATTCATTACAAGTTTGATTGTCTGGGCAATCATCAAAGCAGTGATGGGAATCCGTATCTCTGAAGAAGATGAGTTCGAAGGAGCTGATCAATCAGAATGTGGTATGGAAGCTTACCCTGAGTTTACAAAGTAA